A window of Primulina huaijiensis isolate GDHJ02 chromosome 9, ASM1229523v2, whole genome shotgun sequence contains these coding sequences:
- the LOC140985108 gene encoding hydroquinone glucosyltransferase-like, whose amino-acid sequence MEKITSNPHIAIIPTPGIGHLIPLVEFAKKLLHLHNFSTTFIIPNEGPLTTAQKAFLLTVPPGISYISLPPVNLDDLPPETKIETRISHTVARSLPSVRDAVESLNNTQKLAALVADLFATDVFDLAIELKIPVYLFFPPSASSLCLALYLPELDKTMSCEYRDAAEKIQIPGCVPIQGRDLFDPIQDRKDEAYGWMLHHGKRYKMADGLLVNSFKELEPCAIDVLQQEESGKPPVYPIGPLILTGSKSDDPCLKWLDKQPTGSVLYVSFGSGGTLSLAQITELALGLEMSEQRFLWVIRCPNDKVSNAAYFDSHNSDDPLSYLPENFLDRTRNRGLLVPMWAPQAQILAHDSVSGFLTHCGWNSVLESVVNGAPLIAWPLYAEQKMNAFFLDESVKVALRPKMVENGLVGRDEICSIVKGLTEGEEGKRIRSRMRELKDHAAKALGENGSCLQMLGMLGEKWKNGV is encoded by the coding sequence ATGGAGAAGATAACCAGTAATCCCCACATCGCCATTATTCCGACTCCAGGCATCGGGCACCTCATTCCCTTAGTCGAATTCGCCAAGAAACTCCTACATCTCCATAACTTCTCCACAACATTCATTATCCCAAACGAAGGCCCTCTCACCACAGCCCAGAAAGCATTCCTTCTAACTGTCCCTCCCGGAATAAGCTATATCTCCCTACCGCCTGTAAACTTGGACGATTTGCCACCCGAAACCAAGATCGAAACCCGTATATCCCACACCGTCGCACGTTCTCTGCCCTCGGTTCGCGATGCGGTTGAGTCTTTAAATAATACCCAGAAGCTTGCTGCGTTGGTTGCTGATCTGTTTGCTACTGATGTATTCGACCTTGCCATAGAGCTTAAAATCCCAGTATATCTTTTCTTCCCACCTTCTGCCAGCAGTTTGTGTCTTGCTCTGTACCTGCCGGAGCTCGACAAAACGATGTCTTGCGAATACAGGGATGCAGCGGAGAAGATTCAGATTCCCGGGTGCGTACCCATTCAAGGGAGGGATCTTTTTGATCCGATCCAGGACAGGAAGGACGAAGCTTACGGATGGATGCTTCATCATGGGAAAAGGTATAAAATGGCTGATGGGTTATTAGTTAATAGCTTTAAGGAATTGGAGCCTTGTGCCATTGATGTTTTACAGCAAGAAGAAAGTGGAAAGCCCCCTGTTTACCCGATCGGACCCTTGATTCTTACTGGTTCTAAATCTGATGATCCGTGCTTAAAATGGTTAGACAAGCAACCAACGGGTTCGGTTTTGTACGTTTCTTTTGGAAGCGGTGGCACTTTATCTCTGGCTCAGATAACTGAACTTGCGTTAGGTTTAGAAATGAGTGAGCAGAGATTTTTATGGGTTATCAGATGCCCAAATGACAAGGTCTCCAATGCTGCATACTTCGACAGTCACAATTCCGATGACCCATTATCGTATTTGCCTGAAAATTTTCTCGACAGGACCAGAAACCGTGGACTATTAGTACCTATGTGGGCACCACAGGCACAAATCTTGGCCCACGATTCTGTTTCCGGTTTTCTAACACACTGTGGATGGAACTCAGTTCTTGAAAGTGTTGTCAATGGTGCACCGCTGATCGCTTGGCCGCTTTATGCAGAGCAGAAAATGAACGCGTTCTTTCTGGATGAGAGTGTAAAAGTGGCGCTGAGGCCGAAGATGGTGGAAAATGGATTGGTGGGGAGGGATGAAATTTGTAGTATCGTCAAGGGCTTGACAGAAGGGGAAGAAGGGAAAAGGATTCGGAGTCGAATGAGGGAGCTTAAGGATCATGCAGCTAAGGCGCTCGGTGAAAATGGTTCTTGTCTGCAAATGTTGGGAATGTTAGGCGAAAAATGGAAGAATGGTGTTTAG
- the LOC140983805 gene encoding protein trichome birefringence-like 24, which translates to MMKPPTNHIYRNMFSSVLVKFAVCFLLLSLAYRLFSSSIPQFSPVAIHGDETALNLDKKLPPQVAEPPEIVDDVSEDLDNFTSRNVTEKCNLFLGNWVHDPNGPMYTDTTCYTIEGPQNCMKNGRPDSDYVYWQWKPRDCGLPRFDPKKFLKIMRHKSLAFIGDSIMRNHVQSLLCLLSQAVQAVEVYHDETYRNRRWSFPSHNFTVSVIWAPFLAKASIFEDENGVSSSMIQLHLDELDSVWTQRYEDYNYIMIAGGKWFLKSAIYYENNTVVGCHNCHNNNITQLGFTYAYRKALNSTLKFIIGSKHKPYIFIRTTTPDHFENGEWNTGGYCNRTRPFQEGEVEINYTDGIMRNIELEEFKRAEAIALENGLIMKLFDTTVLSLLRPDGHPGVYRQFNPYEGKDKNAKIQNDCLHWCLPGPIDSWNELMMEMLRRGKN; encoded by the exons ATGATGAAACCACCGactaatcatatttataggaaCATGTTTTCATCAGTGTTGGTGAAATTTGCAGTCTGTTTTCTGCTTTTGAGCCTTGCTTATCGCCTATTTTCTTCAAGTATTCCGCAGTTTTCACCGGTTGCAATACATGGTGATGAGACCGCATTAAATTTGGACAAGAAGTTGCCACCTCAAGTGGCGGAGCCGCCAGAAATTGTTGACGATGTTTCGGAGGATCTTGATAATTTTACTTCTCGAAATG TTACAGAGAAATGCAACTTATTTTTAGGAAACTGGGTTCATGATCCTAATGGTCCGATGTACACTGATACAACCTGCTACACCATTGAAGGTCCACAAAATTGTATGAAGAATGGAAGGCCAGATTCTGATTATGTTTACTGGCAGTGGAAACCAAGGGATTGTGGTTTACCTAGGTTTGATCCAAAGAAATTTCTGAAGATAATGAGGCATAAGTCACTGGCTTTTATTGGTGATTCGATCATGCGTAATCACGTGCAGTCGTTGCTATGCCTTCTCTCGCAG GCCGTGCAAGCAGTTGAAGTCTACCATGATGAGACATATAGAAACCGGAGATGGTCTTTTCCTTCTCATAACTTCACTGTCTCGGTAATTTGGGCTCCATTCCTTGCCAAAGCCTCCATTTTCGAAGACGAAAATGGAGTTTCATCAAGTATGATCCAGCTCCATCTTGATGAACTAGACAGTGTATGGACTCAGCGATACGAGGATTACAATTACATAATGATAGCCGGAGGGAAATGGTTTCTCAAATCTGCGATTTACTACGAGAACAACACTGTGGTAGGGTGCCATAACTGTCACAATAATAACATTACGCAACTGGGATTCACATATGCTTATCGTAAAGCATTAAACTCGACTTTGAAATTCATCATCGGTTCGAAGCATAAGCCATATATTTTCATCAGAACAACCACCCCAGATCACTTTGAGAACGGGGAATGGAACACAGGTGGCTACTGTAACAGGACAAGGCCGTTTCAAGAAGGCGAGGTTGAAATCAATTACACGGATGGGATAATGAGGAACATCGAGCTTGAAGAGTTCAAGCGGGCAGAAGCCATAGCGTTGGAAAACGGACTGATTATGAAATTATTCGACACGACGGTTCTTTCGCTTTTGAGACCGGACGGGCATCCGGGAGTTTATAGGCAGTTCAATCCATATGAAGGAAAGGATAAAAATGCAAAGATACAGAATGACTGTTTACACTGGTGCTTGCCAGGGCCTATTGATTCCTGGAATGAGTTGATGATGGAAATGCTTCGTAGAGGCAAAAATTGA
- the LOC140984544 gene encoding jasmonoyl--L-amino acid synthetase JAR6-like, with translation MEEIFDPNAVIEEFEDLSINAGKVQREALKKILEENGEAEYLRRWGLDGRTDPESFIACVPLVTHKDLEPYIQRIADGETASILTAKSITNISLSSGTTQGKPKFVPFNDELMESTMQIYKTSFAFRNREYPIGNGKALQFIYSSKQFKTKGGLAAGTATTNVYRNPQFKNTMRAMQTPCCSPDEVIFGPDFHQSLYCHLLCGLIFREEVQVVSSTFAHSIVHAFRTFEQVWEELVTDIRKGSLSNRITVPSIRLAVSKLLNPDPLLANTIFDKISGLNEWNGLIQELFPNIKYIYGIMTGSMEPYLKKLRHYAGQLPLLSADYGSSEGWVGVNVNPKLPPELATFAVLPNAGYFEFIPVKDDTNCPEQERSCISSVEPQPLGLTEVKVGEDYEIIVTNFAGLYRYRLGDLVKVKGFHNSTPELQFVCRRNLLLTINIDKNTEKDLQLAVEAAAKLLTEEKLEVLDFTSQVDTSTDPGHYVIFWEISGEAKDEILKECCNCLDRSFLDAGYVSSRKVNTIGALELRIVKEGTFHKVLDHFVGLGAAVSQFKTPRCVGKNNGTLLQILSINVVKNYFSTAY, from the exons ATGGAGGAAATATTTGATCCGAATGCAGTCATAGAAGAATTCGAAGATTTGTCAATTAATGCTGGGAAAGTTCAGAGGGAGGCTTTGAAAAAGATCTTGGAAGAAAATGGTGAAGCAGAGTATCTGCGTCGATGGGGCCTCGATGGAAGAACAGACCCCGAAAGCTTCATTGCTTGTGTTCCCCTTGTCACTCACAAGGACTTGGAGCCTTACATCCAGCGAATTGCCGACGGCGAAACAGCATCAATTTTAACTGCAAAATCGATAACTAATATTTCATTGAG CTCTGGTACCACTCAAGGGAAGCCAAAATTTGTACCTTTCAATGATGAATTGATGGAAAGCACAATGCAAATATACAAGACTTCTTTTGCATTTAGGAACAG GGAATACCCAATTGGGAATGGAAAGGCGTTACAGTTCATTTACAGTAGCAAACAATTCAAAACAAAAGGTGGGCTAGCTGCTGGAACCGCTACTACTAATGTGTATCGCAACCCTCAATTCAAGAACACAATGAGGGCAATGCAGACCCCATGTTGCAGTCCTGATGAGGTGATATTTGGCCCCGATTTTCACCAATCTTTATACTGTCATCTCTTATGTGGGCTAATTTTCCGAGAAGAAGTTCAAGTTGTTTCCTCCACATTTGCCCACAGCATTGTCCATGCCTTCCGAACCTTTGAACAAGTTTGGGAAGAACTTGTTACTGATATCCGCAAAGGGTCTCTAAGTAACCGAATTACAGTCCCATCAATTCGATTGGCTGTGTCAAAGCTGCTGAATCCTGATCCCCTATTGGCAAATACTATTTTTGACAAGATATCAGGATTAAACGAATGGAATGGACTTATTCAAGAGCTATTTCCAAATATCAAGTACATCTATGGGATCATGACAGGTTCCATGGAACCTTATCTCAAGAAATTGAGGCACTATGCGGGACAACTACCTTTATTAAGTGCCGATTATGGATCTTCAGAAGGATGGGTAGGGGTAAATGTCAACCCCAAATTACCACCTGAGTTGGCTACCTTTGCTGTTCTTCCAAATGCTGGTTATTTCGAATTCATACCTGTGAAAGATGATACTAACTGCCCAGAGCAAGAGAGGTCCTGCATATCGTCCGTAGAGCCCCAGCCTTTAGGCCTAACAGAAGTTAAGGTTGGCGAGGATTATGAGATTATTGTCACAAATTTTGCAG GGCTGTATCGATACAGATTAGGAGACTTAGTCAAGGTTAAAGGATTCCACAACTCCACTCCTGAGCTCCAGTTTGTTTGCAGAAGAAACCTTCTTCTCACCATTAACATTGACAAGAACACCGAGAAAGATCTACAATTAGCTGTAGAAGCCGCAGCCAAGCTGCTAACTGAGGAAAAACTCGAGGTTTTAGACTTTACGAGCCAAGTTGATACATCTACTGACCCTGGCCATTACGTAATCTTCTGGGAAATTAGTGGTGAAGCAAAAGACGAAATTCTCAAGGAATGCTGCAACTGTCTCGACAGATCATTCCTGGATGCAGGATACGTGAGTTCCCGGAAGGTTAATACGATTGGAGCCCTCGAATTACGAATCGTGAAGGAGGGCACTTTTCACAAGGTTTTGGATCATTTTGTGGGATTAGGTGCTGCTGTTAGCCAGTTCAAAACACCAAGATGCGTTGGGAAAAATAATGGCACTTTGTTGCAGATACTGTCGATTAATGTTGTCAAGAACTACTTCAGTACAGCGTATTAG
- the LOC140985311 gene encoding CMP-sialic acid transporter 1-like isoform X1, translated as MQWYVVASILTILTSSQGILTTLSQSNGGYKYDYATVPFLAEVFKLIVSSVLLWRECQSSPPPKMTTEWRIVRLYPIPSIIYLIHNNVQFATLTYVDASTYQIMGNLKIVTTGILFRLFLKRKLSNLQWMAIGLLAIGTTTSQVKGCGEASCDSLFSSPVQGYMLGLLSACLSALAGVYTEFLMKKNNDSLYWQNIQLYTFGALFNMARLVLDDFRSGFEKGPWWQRLFTGYDVTTWLVVLNLGSTGLLVSWLMKYADNIVKVYSTSMAMLLTMVLSVFLFNFKPTVQLYLGIMICMVSLHMYFTPPSMLVDLPFTTKPQPQNLLEVSVDLSTDS; from the exons ATGCAGTGGTACGTCGTCGCTTCGATTCTTACGATTCTTACAAGTTCTCAG GGAATTTTGACGACATTATCACAGAGTAATGGGggatataaatatgattatgcCACTGTGCCATTTCTTGCTGAAGTTTTCAAG CTTATTGTATCTAGTGTACTACTGTGGAGGGAATGCCAGAGTTCACCTCCTCCTAAAATGACCACAGAATGGAGGATTGTTCGATTATATCCCATCCCATCAATTATATACCTGATTCACAATAATGTTCAGTTTGCCACATTGACTTATGTTGATGCCTCCACATATCAAATAATGGGCAATTTAAAGATCGTGACTACCGGAATTCTATTCAG GCTGTTTTTGAAGAGGAAGCTCTCTAATTTGCAGTGGATGGCGATTGGCCTATTGGCTATCGGAACGACCACAAGTCAG GTAAAAGGCTGTGGAGAAGCTTCTTGTGACTCGCTCTTTTCGTCACCGGTTCAGGGCTATATGTTGGGCCTATTATCTGCTTGCCTTTCAGCATTGGCTGGTGTCTATACGGAATTTTTGATGAAGAAGAACAACGATAGCTTATACTGGCAAAACATTCAACTATATAC TTTTGGTGCATTATTCAACATGGCAAGGCTCGTCTTGGATGATTTCAGAAGTGGATTTGAGAAAGGACCTTGGTGGCAACGCCTTTTCACTGGATACGACGTCACAACTTGGTTGGTGGTTTTAAATCTGGGTTCTACTGGGCTGTTGGTTTCGTGGTTAATGAAGTATGCTGACAATATCGTGAAG GTGTACTCTACATCCATGGCCATGTTGCTAACTATGGTACTATCTGTGTTCCTTTTCAACTTCAAGCCAACAGTTCAG CTCTATCTGGGAATTATGATCTGCATGGTGTCATTGCACATGTATTTCACTCCTCCGAGCATGCTTGTTGATTTGCCTTTCACAACAAAACCACAACCTCAAAATCTACTCGAAGTTTCTGTTGATCTTTCTACGGATTCCTGA
- the LOC140985311 gene encoding CMP-sialic acid transporter 1-like isoform X2: MQWYVVASILTILTSSQLIVSSVLLWRECQSSPPPKMTTEWRIVRLYPIPSIIYLIHNNVQFATLTYVDASTYQIMGNLKIVTTGILFRLFLKRKLSNLQWMAIGLLAIGTTTSQVKGCGEASCDSLFSSPVQGYMLGLLSACLSALAGVYTEFLMKKNNDSLYWQNIQLYTFGALFNMARLVLDDFRSGFEKGPWWQRLFTGYDVTTWLVVLNLGSTGLLVSWLMKYADNIVKVYSTSMAMLLTMVLSVFLFNFKPTVQLYLGIMICMVSLHMYFTPPSMLVDLPFTTKPQPQNLLEVSVDLSTDS; encoded by the exons ATGCAGTGGTACGTCGTCGCTTCGATTCTTACGATTCTTACAAGTTCTCAG CTTATTGTATCTAGTGTACTACTGTGGAGGGAATGCCAGAGTTCACCTCCTCCTAAAATGACCACAGAATGGAGGATTGTTCGATTATATCCCATCCCATCAATTATATACCTGATTCACAATAATGTTCAGTTTGCCACATTGACTTATGTTGATGCCTCCACATATCAAATAATGGGCAATTTAAAGATCGTGACTACCGGAATTCTATTCAG GCTGTTTTTGAAGAGGAAGCTCTCTAATTTGCAGTGGATGGCGATTGGCCTATTGGCTATCGGAACGACCACAAGTCAG GTAAAAGGCTGTGGAGAAGCTTCTTGTGACTCGCTCTTTTCGTCACCGGTTCAGGGCTATATGTTGGGCCTATTATCTGCTTGCCTTTCAGCATTGGCTGGTGTCTATACGGAATTTTTGATGAAGAAGAACAACGATAGCTTATACTGGCAAAACATTCAACTATATAC TTTTGGTGCATTATTCAACATGGCAAGGCTCGTCTTGGATGATTTCAGAAGTGGATTTGAGAAAGGACCTTGGTGGCAACGCCTTTTCACTGGATACGACGTCACAACTTGGTTGGTGGTTTTAAATCTGGGTTCTACTGGGCTGTTGGTTTCGTGGTTAATGAAGTATGCTGACAATATCGTGAAG GTGTACTCTACATCCATGGCCATGTTGCTAACTATGGTACTATCTGTGTTCCTTTTCAACTTCAAGCCAACAGTTCAG CTCTATCTGGGAATTATGATCTGCATGGTGTCATTGCACATGTATTTCACTCCTCCGAGCATGCTTGTTGATTTGCCTTTCACAACAAAACCACAACCTCAAAATCTACTCGAAGTTTCTGTTGATCTTTCTACGGATTCCTGA
- the LOC140985311 gene encoding CMP-sialic acid transporter 1-like isoform X3: protein MTTEWRIVRLYPIPSIIYLIHNNVQFATLTYVDASTYQIMGNLKIVTTGILFRLFLKRKLSNLQWMAIGLLAIGTTTSQVKGCGEASCDSLFSSPVQGYMLGLLSACLSALAGVYTEFLMKKNNDSLYWQNIQLYTFGALFNMARLVLDDFRSGFEKGPWWQRLFTGYDVTTWLVVLNLGSTGLLVSWLMKYADNIVKVYSTSMAMLLTMVLSVFLFNFKPTVQLYLGIMICMVSLHMYFTPPSMLVDLPFTTKPQPQNLLEVSVDLSTDS, encoded by the exons ATGACCACAGAATGGAGGATTGTTCGATTATATCCCATCCCATCAATTATATACCTGATTCACAATAATGTTCAGTTTGCCACATTGACTTATGTTGATGCCTCCACATATCAAATAATGGGCAATTTAAAGATCGTGACTACCGGAATTCTATTCAG GCTGTTTTTGAAGAGGAAGCTCTCTAATTTGCAGTGGATGGCGATTGGCCTATTGGCTATCGGAACGACCACAAGTCAG GTAAAAGGCTGTGGAGAAGCTTCTTGTGACTCGCTCTTTTCGTCACCGGTTCAGGGCTATATGTTGGGCCTATTATCTGCTTGCCTTTCAGCATTGGCTGGTGTCTATACGGAATTTTTGATGAAGAAGAACAACGATAGCTTATACTGGCAAAACATTCAACTATATAC TTTTGGTGCATTATTCAACATGGCAAGGCTCGTCTTGGATGATTTCAGAAGTGGATTTGAGAAAGGACCTTGGTGGCAACGCCTTTTCACTGGATACGACGTCACAACTTGGTTGGTGGTTTTAAATCTGGGTTCTACTGGGCTGTTGGTTTCGTGGTTAATGAAGTATGCTGACAATATCGTGAAG GTGTACTCTACATCCATGGCCATGTTGCTAACTATGGTACTATCTGTGTTCCTTTTCAACTTCAAGCCAACAGTTCAG CTCTATCTGGGAATTATGATCTGCATGGTGTCATTGCACATGTATTTCACTCCTCCGAGCATGCTTGTTGATTTGCCTTTCACAACAAAACCACAACCTCAAAATCTACTCGAAGTTTCTGTTGATCTTTCTACGGATTCCTGA
- the LOC140983821 gene encoding uncharacterized protein, whose translation MELVYLLISIVTTTFTSLILSLLLPFRYLLHRPRVAAESVILYQGTVWHERRRPVHHSFSYPVRYALFDLDGASHASPNHLSADEARRVANTNGPVFLLTIPPSVGYEQNPLSLYYCYDFEASKKTLRKCVAEVTNTPWGERVSFLFNPSSDLVAKSLHVSPFMDMLGNWSMKTNEPGDNLHVVISVQHPKLGNYFTASLTAKRVTPSMSGDHTWFFWMMPHKVALWIYWHALKLWWKNVPLIQHPRYPNPAYKEEALLRDETIRCCQAFGGDQASNVLEPGQTFDQVSITEDIRCCTWTDASWPWC comes from the exons ATGGAGCTGGTGTACCTGCTGATTTCCATTGTCACCACCACTTTCACATCTCTTATTCTTTCACTGCTCCTCCCCTTCCGCTATCTTCTCCACCGCCCTCGCGTCGCCGCAGAATCGGTCATCCTCTACCAAGGCACTGTCTGGCACGAGCGCCGTCGCCCTGTCCACCACTCTTTCAGCTACCCGGTTCGCTATGCTCTCTTTGACCTCGACGGTGCATCCCACGCGTCGCCCAACCATCTTTCTGCTGATGAGGCCCGCCGTGTCGCCAACACCAACGGGCCAGT TTTTCTGTTGACAATACCTCCTAGCGTGGGATATGAACAAAACCCGTTGAGTTTGTACTATTGTTACGATTTCGAAGCCTCGAAGAAGACTCTGAGAAAATGCGTTGCTGAG GTTACTAATACACCATGGGGTGAAAGAGTATCATTTTTGTTCAATCCGAGCTCGGATTTAGTGGCAAAATCTCTTCATGTCAGCCCTTTTATG GACATGCTTGGGAACTGGAGCATGAAAACAAATGAACCTGGGGACAATTTGCATGTGGTAATCTCAGTACAACATCCAAAGCTCGGCAACTACTTCACTGCTTCGTTGACCGCCAAGAGAGTGACCCCCTCTATGTCTGGGGATCATACATGGTTTTTCTGGATGATGCCCCATAAAGTTGCATTATGGATATATTGGCAT GCTCTTAAACTTTGGTGGAAAAATGTTCCCTTGATTCAACATCCAAGGTATCCAAATCCGGCATACAAGGAAGAAGCATTGTTGCGGGATGAAACTATACGGTGTTGTCAGGCGTTTGGAGGTGACCAAGCAAGCAATGTTCTAGAACCGGGACAAACATTTGATCAAGTGTCTATAACCGAGGACATCCGCTGCTGCACTTGGACAGATGCTTCGTGGCCATGGTGCTGA
- the LOC140985203 gene encoding pathogenesis-related genes transcriptional activator PTI6-like has translation MSWRMDPKDSKPVKFSVHEAITTVWQCKNVCRGGGFSSKTPRLVRISVTDCDATDSSGDECEMGSFRRVRKHVSEVRMETRNRVCKRTAQERTLVDAGRKKKRPVAEQRVVGAAGKKFRGVRQRPWGKWAAEIRDSTRRTRVWLGTYDTAEEAALVYDRAAIQIRGPDALTNFIKPPDRVAPSTVPSVEAVLTSVSGYDSGKEESCENLCSPTSVLRFSHNNKAPVLYNIPLVRSEFKKIGETLFEPVSQYIKDFLVDDCLPLDQCFSKDYFDFRSPSPLIYDEITPLELNTDWAAIDLGGDFESLTLDVNEFFDDQFLVT, from the coding sequence ATGTCATGGAGAATGGATCCGAAAGACTCCAAACCCGTCAAGTTTTCGGTCCATGAGGCCATCACCACCGTGTGGCAGTGTAAAAATGTATGTAGAGGAGGAGGTTTCAGCTCAAAAACGCCGCGTTTGGTGAGGATTTCCGTCACTGATTGTGATGCTACTGATTCTTCAGGTGACGAATGTGAAATGGGGAGTTTCCGGCGAGTGAGGAAGCATGTGAGTGAGGTTAGAATGGAGACAAGGAATAGGGTCTGCAAGAGAACTGCTCAAGAAAGGACTCTTGTGGATGCAGGGAGGAAGAAAAAGAGGCCAGTGGCGGAGCAGAGGGTGGTGGGAGCGGCGGGGAAGAAGTTTCGTGGCGTCAGGCAGCGACCGTGGGGGAAATGGGCTGCAGAGATACGTGATTCGACGAGGAGGACGAGGGTTTGGCTGGGGACATACGACACGGCGGAGGAGGCTGCTCTGGTGTACGACAGGGCTGCGATCCAGATACGCGGTCCGGATGCTCTGACAAATTTCATAAAGCCGCCGGATAGGGTGGCTCCGTCTACGGTTCCGTCTGTGGAGGCCGTTTTGACATCGGTCTCCGGCTATGATTCTGGCAAGGAAGAGTCTTGTGAGAATCTCTGTTCACCCACCTCTGTTTTAAGGTTTAGCCATAACAATAAAGCTCCGGTTCTGTATAATATCCCCTTGGTTCGGTCCGAGTTCAAAAAAATAGGAGAAACTTTATTCGAACCGGTCTCTCAATATATCAAAGATTTCCTGGTCGATGACTGTTTGCCGTTGGATCAATGTTTttcgaaggattatttcgattTTCGGTCTCCTTCGCCGCTTATTTACGACGAAATCACCCCGCTGGAGCTGAATACAGATTGGGCTGCGATTGACTTAGGGGGTGATTTTGAGTCTTTAACGTTGGATGTTAATGAATTCTTTGATGACCAATTCTTGGTGACTTAA